TTTTATGTCAAATAAGCTAATGTTTCCAAAATCTATTGAAGTTGGTTCAATAGCGAGATCGACGTATTTTGCAATATCAATTTTTGAAGTTAATAAAGTTATATCATCGACGTAAAAACCATCGGCATTAATCGAACCATCGCTTCGAAGGCGAATACGAAATTTAAATAGCGTAGATGCAAATTGAGTTACATCAATCTCCTCGTCAACCCAAGTGTTTTGAGTTCCGTCGTAACCGAATGTTCCAGTAGTTTGCACACCTATTCCGCTAGCATTAACAGTATATTTTCCTTTTACTGTCGTCCACGATGAGCCACCGTTACTTGAAACTTCGACTGTTACGAAATCATATTTTGCTTCAATCGCCCACCTTGCACGGAATTTTAATATAGCACGACTTACACCCGAAATATTTTGATTAGATATAAGTGTTAAACTATTATCTGTATTATTCAGGTAGTTACCTGTTGGACTATCGGAAAACGAGTTTGGCGGACTTGAGAACACTGATGATAGTCCCCAACTTACACCGGTAGTCCAATTCGAGAGTGATTCGTTGGCGCTGTCGGCAAAAACTAAATTCATCTTACCAATAAACAGAGTTAGCGTATCCATCACCTGCAATCCCGATTCGTCGGTTAAGCGTACATATATATTTGCATTTACACCTGTAGTTGCCCGCGTAGAAACTCCACAATTTATCGGAATTACTTGATTTGAAAAAGCAGGAATATTTCCGGCTGCGATATATGTTTTAGGTACTGTTAGGTCAGGAGTTGATGAGGTAAGTCGAACGCTTACACTTTGGCTTGCAGCCAGCCCTTTATTTCGAACAGATAAGTTGAGAATAAATTTTTCTCCTCTATCCAAAATACCATCGCCAGAACTATCTGATATAGTAAACTGCTGTGAACGCAGATACGACCCCGCCACATACGCTGTATAAAGATTAGGAAATAAATTTTCCTGTGCAAGTGGCAAAATTCTACTTGAAGCGGGCCAAAAACCATCGCTCGCTGAACCGACTTCAGGAGTAAACGAAAGGATTTTATTTTTTGTAGTTTGTTCGCCATGCATCCAATCGTCGGCATCACCATTTACTAAGTAGCCGACCGTCTGGTCGCCGGTTCCATATTTATACTTGTTAAATTGGGTCATATCCTTAGCATATTCGCGGTAAATAAGTGAATCGGGGGTTTCGGAACTTGGAATATAGCCCCACGGATATATCAAGAGATTACTATAAGTATGATAATTCAAAACTAATTTAAATCCGTTCGATGCTGCGGCTCGGCTATTACATAAATCGCGCAATACCTGAGTTTCAGGTTCACTAAAAGCCGAGGTACCTCTGTAAGTTTGAGTGCTCGGAGTTGGACTTGAACCAGAATTATCGTAACCCCACATATATCCGAAGTTACGGTTTAAATCGACCCCTTCGGCATCGTTATCGGTTATAACGTTCCTCATATTTTTCCGACGCATTCCTCCACCGTTAGGGGCTATTCTACGGTTTGCCTCGTAACCATCAGGATTCACAACAAGCACAAAGTACATTTGGCGGTTATCGATAAGATATGTAGCCTCAGGGTCGGTGGCATAATTTTGAAGTAAATGCCACATAAAATAAACTATCGACATCATACCGGCAGGTTCGCGGGCATGTGTAAGTGCGTTATAAAAAATTTCAGGTTTTGTTGATGGCAAGTCGGCATTCTTAGTTATTTTTACAGCCCAGATTGGGCGTCCTTGCAACGAGTTACCTATACTAAATTTAGCTGTAATCAAATTCGGATAATATAAACGCATTGTATCAAGTTGTCGAACAACCTCGTCGAGCGTGAAGTACCCCCCCATACTACCATAACCGAATCCAATGGCATCATAAGGTTGCTTTGAAAGTCGTGACGAATAGAATTGAGTTAAATCTTCTATCTCAACATTAACCTGAAATCCTTCATCTAACAACATCTTCATATCAAAATCAGATACCGTAAGGTGATACCAATCTCCTATTTTTCCGGAAGCACCCTCTAAATCGACACCGGTCGAAAGCAATTTTTTAAAAGCAATTTGGTCCGGGATAAATATTTTAATCAATTTGTAATTTTCGATTGCCGATGTAGATAGAAAAATAATTAAGGAGAGAAAGAAAGTAAATACCAACTTACGCATTGTTTAACCCTGATTTTTTTAAAAAGAAGTAGTTTAGCGAAGGAGAACCATTTTTTTGATCTGATGTTGAGTCTGATTCACAATCAATTTATAGAAGTAAACTCCGCTCGACAAACCTTCAGCTTCAAACGTAATAACATTTTTGCCGGCTTCAATTTCTTCGTTATTCAATAAGCGTCCCACTTCTTGACCGAGTGTATTATAAATAATCAATGAAACCGCTGAGGCATCTACTAAATCAAATTCAATATTTGTGGTAGGATTAAAAGGATTAGGATAATTTTGATATAAGTGAAATTGCTCGGGAGTTTCAGATTCATCGTACTGAGCAGCCAACATCTGTAAAGGAGAACTCGTTTTTGCAATTCTGAGGAATGGCGAAGCATAAATTCCGCGGGAACTTTTAATTACTAACGGAGAAGTTGAAATTGTATCAATCGGGGCAGCAAAAGCTTTATTGATACGCGTTAGGACAGAATCAAGGAGCGTATAGTCCATAAGTTTATAATATCGCCAATTTGTAAGAGCGCTATCGGCAAAAGAGGCAAGTTTACGTATAGTTTTACCGTTAAAGCCGTTTCCTTTTAGTGAATCATAGTAAATAATTTCGCCTAATCCGGTAGGAGTGATCTTGTTATCGCTCGCTGCAATATTTAGTTTCAGAGTTAGAAGCTCGCCAGCCAGATGATTATCATAACTACGAGGAGTTGGATTTCTTAATTCACGTATAAAATATTTTGTGCCGCGCATATCAAAAGGACGAGCAGTACCCGCTTGAACCAAAAATCTTTTTACATTCCACTGTCGTTGAATTCGTATCCATCCAAAAAGTGTGGCGCTATCGGGTTTTGCTACACCTAATACGATTCCTGTCGGAAAAATTCCCCGTTTAAACAATGTATCACGAACATTACCACCCGTCGGCATTGGCTTCGGTACGCCAATCGAGGTTTTGAGTCTGACTGCCTTTTGAATAAAATCATCCTGAGTAAACGACCTGAAACATCCACCGGCGTACTTACCGTTCGTTCCAATCCGATGGGCGGAAATATCAGAATAACCTGTTCCTTTATAGTCAGTCCACGAAATAATCGCACCACCATCGTTATCCAAAAGAATCCGAGGCTCAATTTGATCGTACGGTGCTAAATTTATTATTAATCCGTTGGTTGCCCAATTTATTATTCCGTACGCATCGACGCGTTGAGCATAGATATCGTAATCAGAACTACTTCTTCTATCCTGCCACGTAATAATGCTATTACCACTTTTATCAGTTACTATCTGCGGATAATATTGATGACCGGTCGCGCTACATATTGGTATTCCGTTTTTAGTCCATAACTCTTCGCCATACAACGATAAATTCTGAGCATAAATATTGTAATCAGTACCTGTTCGGTTATCTTGCCAGGTTACCACAGCACCTCCAGCATAATTGGATGCAAGTTGTGGGAAAGACTTGAAACCAGAACTAACAGCGATTGGTGAGCCATTCAATGTCCATAAAATTGTACCTGAAGGGCTGAGCCGTTGACCGTAGATATCGTCTGCAGTGCTGGTACGGCGGTCCTGCCAAACAATGATAGCACCTTTGAAACCATCTGCAATCATTTGCAAATTAGTCTGATTGTGGTTAGCTGTTGTTACGGCTACACCATTCGCCTGCCACGACATTGAGCCATTCGATAGAACTCGTTGAGCATATATATCAATGTAACCAGTGCCAACGCGGTAATCGTGCCAGGCGACTATTGCACCATTAGTACCATCTGTTACAAGTTGAGGATTAAATTGATCGAAAGAAGCTGAGGTTACAACAATACCGTTGGCAGCCCATTGAGCTAGTCCGTTTGCATTTATCCTTTGTGCATAAATATTATTATCGGTCCCATTGCGTCGGTCCTGCCAAACAATTATCGCTCCGCCTAAATTATCGCTCACGATTTTTGGATTTGATTGGTTGCCCGTTGCCGAACAAATAGTTATTCCATCCGCAGTCCAAAGAGGTTGACCGGAATAATTAAATTTCTGTGCGTAGATATTATTATCATTAGTCGTACGGTTATCGTGCCAGACAACTATAATTCCAAGACTGTCGCTGATAACCGATGGACTTGCTTGATTCCCTGATGCATTGGAAACTTTCACTCCGCTTGTTTGCCATTCTTTTAACCCAGTGGTAGTTAAACGTTGCAAATAAATATTTTCAAACACACCTGAACGCCTGTCCTGCCAAAAAGATATTATTCTACCTGAGTGATCTTCGATAAGCTGTGAATTCCACTGGTTGTTCGATTCACCAGAAATTGATACACACTCAGTCGGAGAGCAGGGCCATTGGGCCACAGTGGCAGCACTCAATAATAAAATCGATACGAGCAAAGCACAAAAATATTTGGGCAGCTTCATAATTATTAATTTCGAATTTAACAATTTGTTCTACTATAGTTTGCTAACCCATTACAATAATATGAGTTTGTTACAATATAGGTTTTTTTTTTTTTTGATGCAAGGGTTTTTATCTAAAAAAAAATTATATTCAATAAATAAATACACGAATTTGGGTTACTTTAAAGGTTTTTTCATGAAATTAGTAATGTTTATGTGATTCTTGATACATTGAGAGGAATACACTCTACAAATCACGCTATTCAAGGGGTAGAGTTTTCAAATCTACCCCTTGGATAATAAGGATTATACTACTTTAGAATTGTGGCTTTCCTCACAAAACTTACAATTTTATTTTCCTGAGATTTAGCTGTCATCTTGATGAAATATATTCCACTTGGAACTGTATAACCTGCATCTGCCTGCCCATTCCATTCGAGCAAATGATTTCCGGCGGTTAAATTACCCGAGACGATGCTCGCTAATTTACGACCGAGTATATCATACACATCCACATTCACCTCAGCATTTTGTGGTAATGCTACGTTAAATCGTGTTGATGGATTGAATGGGTTAGGATAATTTTGTCCGAGTGAAAATTCCTGAGGTAATAATTCTTTATTTCCTACGCTTATCTGTATCGACTTTACATTTTCATCAGATATTTTTACGCTTCCTGAACCAGAAAGGGTTACTCCATTCTTGCTGCCAACAATTTCTGATAATTTGTAAACTGCCGAGTTTGCATTTTTCATATTCCAACTTATAGTTATTGGATAAACCGCCGAAGAAATTGTAACAGGGTACGACTCAGTTTTTTCGATGACTGCCGGGTGAATTTCAACTGAACGTTGCGATTTGAAACGAACATCGAAAATACCCGATGGCGATTGCGGTGGTAGTTCAAAGTATTCAACCGGGAAATTAGCATCATTCTTTGAACCGAAGTATAAAGTTTGTAACGAACCAACAGCGTCGGTAATTGTAATCGAGTTCAACACGTCCAAATTATATGATGTTTCGCTTATTTCTTTTCCTAATGCAGGAGGTAGATTTAAGTAAAGTTTTCCGCCTGTAGTAACCTTTACCCAGTATGCTTTTCCAGGTTCTATCGTAGTAGCAATTTGATATCCATTGTTGTAACCATAGTACGGAGAATTTATCACAACACCTATACTCGGCGTAATCTTATTGGTAGCGAATGGTAACGTTAACGAACCAATCATATTCCAGCCAGCTAACACCGAGACACTGTCGATTGTGCGTGGACTACCTGACATAGGAACACGTTGTGCGGATGGAAATTTCAACCAATAACCAACTGCATTTTCTAAAATAATTTTATTTACATAACTTCCCTCGTAAGCGAAGGCACTCGATGTAGCCGTTGGGAATAAAACTGCTTTACTATAATCGGCGACTGTTAATGGTACCGAAACCATATTCCAACCGAAAGCAACATCAACTCCGAATGCGCCGCCAATGTTATTGCTCGCATCGGCTGCTGTCCAGCGTGATAAATCATTAACGCCAGCCAACGAAACTGTTCTGTTAGTTGTATTCACAACTCCACCTCTTTCAGCCCAACTTAAACCGGCATCATCCGACTTGAAGAGTTGCAATGTGTTCGCATCTTGACCTGATAATTCGGTGTTGTCATATTTGAATACGAAGGCTGCATTTAATCCTGTGTTCAACGTTGGAGTGATATTAAAATATCGTAGTATAGAATTTTTTCCGTTTCCCGTTTGAGCAACACCTGTAACTCGTTCAACTACTGTTGAACCGGGCTCTGCACCAGCAGCATTAATCTCAATACCAATTCCACCAAAGTTGTTGTTTACTCCTTGCGCTACCGTTCGAGTAGTGCGTACCAAACCAACTATTGCATTTCCAGCCGATTCATCTATCATATCCCAAACCGACATAGTATCAACGTTCATACTTCGTGTGATGAGGAGTGTATCTAATTGAGTATCAGTTCTGCCAACAGTTATATTGGCAAAGATACCAGTCGCCGACCCAGCTACTGTTTGTTTTACAGCGGATGTATCGGCAGTTAAGCCGCCAAAAGCAACGTTGTATTTTCTTGAACCGTCCTGAGACTTTAAGTTAAGTGTTCCGTTGTTTGTTAATCCACCGCTCTTAATGTTTATAAATGCACTTTGACCGGGAGTAGTCGCGTTGCCGATAGTTAAGCTAGCACCAGATTCAACAGTTACACCACCACTCAACATTGCAACACCAGTTTCAGTAAAGTTTCCAAATGTGTTAGTAATGTTAGATGCCGGATTGCCTAAAATCATTGAACTATTCGATTTTACTGTAATGCTACGAACTGCCACACGAGATGATGTGCTGGGCACTGATACGAACGTCTTCGGATTTATACCATCGCCAATTATCAGATTCCCTAAACGCAATCCAGCTCCATTTTTCAATGAATCTGATGAGGCACCTAATAATTTCACGGTACCTTCGTTCATATTCAAACCTCCGTTTGCGTTGGTGGTAGTATTACTGGATGATGTAGAGACGTTCTTCATGAATACCAATGTGGCATCAGGATTATTATTGGCATCTAACTTCGGACGTCCACCACGATCAGTTCCGCCTCCTCCACCAGAACCACCAGAGAGTGTAAAATTTCCATTAACCGTTAGTTGTCGGACACCAGTCCCTTCGAATTGGAGCAGAGGACCAGAATTTATTGCACTCCCAGAACCCGTCATTGTTAAATTGTTGCAAGCTGCATTCGGAATATCGATTGTAACTGTAACGTTTAATGTTGTCATTGTAACGTTATCGCTGGCTCCCGGCACTATTACTCCAGACCATGTAGCAGGATTACTCCAATTACCCGATACTGCTGCCTCGAATGTAAGTGTAGTAACGTTTACTGTCGGCGACGATGCTATTGTAGTAAGCGTTCCACCTGAGGCGCGAGTTTTAGACGTGAATGTTGTGAGACCGCTTGAAGCAGGTGTATTGAGGTTAAAGATTCTGATTGTACCTGTATTTATATTTGTTACCGCTGCACCTGTGATTGTAATGATGTAAGGATTTTCCACCGAACCGTCGCCCGTTACTGCAGGAGTTGCCCCACTAAACCCGGTGCCCTCTAGTGCATACGAGCTTGTATTAGTCCACGTCCATGTTGATGGTATCTGAAAGCTAACGCCTTCAAGTGTGTGTATTCCATTACCAGTTACTGTAAGAGTTTCGGCAACTGCGGTTAAATTAATCAAACGTGAAGTTGGTGTAATAGTAGCTGTACCAGAGCCATCAGCCCCCGACAAACCAAAATCTTCCGCACTTCGTGGTTTGATTTCCAAAAATGTGTTATAGTAAGCCAGCACACCAACGGCATCTATTGGTGTAGTTGGAATTGTTCTGCCCACTATAGTATTTGCAGTACCATTACTTTCGATATAGACAGATATCGTATCGTTATCAGCTTCACGATATATATATGTTTTGCCGGCTGCGAATGTTCCGGTTGAGTCGGTACTCATACCAATAACCTTCACAACTCTCCCCTCATTGGCGTTAGATGCCGACTGCGTTAACGGAAGTGTTATTGTTGCCGGTGTAATTGTAGATGTACCGAGTGTTGTATCCACGAACGTGAAGTTTGGTGTTGTTAATTGAAAAGCGTTGAAACGCGCAGCTACGGTACCTTCGACTTTTGCATTCCTTCCAGCTTGTAGAGTAGAAGACATGCCAGTCATAAAAATTCGCATACCACCGGTTGCATCCTGAATATAGCTCGAACCGTTCGAAAATATATTTGCTGCTATATTAAGCGTTCCGTTGATTCTTGCACCATAACCGGTAACAGATGTAAGTGTCTTCGATTTTATAGATGAAATCGGTGCATCGCCGATAAAATAACCTTGTAGTGAAGTTGCAGTAGAAGTATATGCCCCCGAATCGTCGATTGCAGTTACAAAATATTCAACTAAATCTCCTGTTACTACATGCTTACTCGCTGGTATAACTGCCTGATATGTTGAGCCGGAAAGGACTGACATTGTAAATGATGAATCGTAATTACCGCCATTAACGCGGACAGCTAATTTTGCTGAAGTTATTACTCCGTCGTCACTGATAATAGCTTGAATGTTATTGGTTCCGCCAATTGCTGGTACAAACGTAACACGGGATACACCCGTGATTGATGGTGGTTGATTTACTCCAGTAGCAGGAAATACTGTTGCCCATGATGGACCAACTCTTATGCCGTCAACTACTATTCTTTGGTTCGCATCATATTGGCGCAAACAAATTCTTTCTATAGTTGCTTGTCCAGTACCAGAAGTTGTATGTTCTTGTGTACCTGCGTCTAATTCAGTTGCTGGAACTCCAGAAGCTTTTACCCAAAGACTTGCAGAACCAGTAGTTGATACATCATATTTTACTATAATAAGATAAGTTGTGGATGTATTGAAATCTGTAGGAGTTGCTGAATATGAAGCTGTACTAGTATTAGAAATTCCGAAATTTATTTTACCGCTAGTAACAGATGGTTTCACATAAATTCTTGCCGCAAAGCTGGTAGCGCTATTTCCAAGATGTAAAAAATAACCCGCTGTTCCGGTAGTTACATTAACAAGAAAAGAGTAATAAATTGTACCCGAAGATACAGTTGTAAATAATTTTGAAACATCTTCACCGGTATTCACTAATCTGGCAGCACTACCCTCTACAGCACCTGTAACTCCAGTTAAACCTGAATAACCAGAATAAGTCAGACCGTTTGAAGCTCCAACAGTAACTGGATTTGTACCGGAACCACTATGTGCTGTCCAACCATTATCGGTTAGTAGTGAATTGTCCGTATAATTAAAATTATCGAATGTAATTAATTGTCCCCACGCTGTTGTGCTTAGTGCCAAGCCCACTGCGAGTAGGATTGTGAATAGTTTAAAAAAGTTTTTCATATTTAAATCTCCTTTATTTAAAAATTATGTAAGTTATTTGCTTAAAGAAA
Above is a window of Bacteroidota bacterium DNA encoding:
- a CDS encoding M14 family zinc carboxypeptidase translates to MRKLVFTFFLSLIIFLSTSAIENYKLIKIFIPDQIAFKKLLSTGVDLEGASGKIGDWYHLTVSDFDMKMLLDEGFQVNVEIEDLTQFYSSRLSKQPYDAIGFGYGSMGGYFTLDEVVRQLDTMRLYYPNLITAKFSIGNSLQGRPIWAVKITKNADLPSTKPEIFYNALTHAREPAGMMSIVYFMWHLLQNYATDPEATYLIDNRQMYFVLVVNPDGYEANRRIAPNGGGMRRKNMRNVITDNDAEGVDLNRNFGYMWGYDNSGSSPTPSTQTYRGTSAFSEPETQVLRDLCNSRAAASNGFKLVLNYHTYSNLLIYPWGYIPSSETPDSLIYREYAKDMTQFNKYKYGTGDQTVGYLVNGDADDWMHGEQTTKNKILSFTPEVGSASDGFWPASSRILPLAQENLFPNLYTAYVAGSYLRSQQFTISDSSGDGILDRGEKFILNLSVRNKGLAASQSVSVRLTSSTPDLTVPKTYIAAGNIPAFSNQVIPINCGVSTRATTGVNANIYVRLTDESGLQVMDTLTLFIGKMNLVFADSANESLSNWTTGVSWGLSSVFSSPPNSFSDSPTGNYLNNTDNSLTLISNQNISGVSRAILKFRARWAIEAKYDFVTVEVSSNGGSSWTTVKGKYTVNASGIGVQTTGTFGYDGTQNTWVDEEIDVTQFASTLFKFRIRLRSDGSINADGFYVDDITLLTSKIDIAKYVDLAIEPTSIDFGNISLFDIKDSIITIRNLSTSTDTLRGIVQLLNTTDFILINGGVLSIPIGGSLNLNLSFNPKSIGEIEDTLRFIHNSDVIGNPMLIPLKGNGVSGVATSFLFGFTARSGSFSERIEFGSAAGATNGIDSAFGEIELPSMPTPGIFDLRWQISGTNGTRTDIRDTISQENKSNIYSCRYQLPTENDTIVLSWIRSELSFGKFHLRDSATNGDIISINMKKQDSLVIINPSVNSLVIVHEIIPVLTVDVNSGWNLVSLPIELEDSSKNNVFPGSISPAYIFSDGYVIKDTLKRGAGYWLKFNSARGYLFAGDELKTDTIDLKAGWNLIGSISQPVGISTLITEPANIIESEFYGYDSGYRTVQTILPGKGYWVKAKQNGRLILRINN
- a CDS encoding FlgD immunoglobulin-like domain containing protein — translated: MKNFFKLFTILLAVGLALSTTAWGQLITFDNFNYTDNSLLTDNGWTAHSGSGTNPVTVGASNGLTYSGYSGLTGVTGAVEGSAARLVNTGEDVSKLFTTVSSGTIYYSFLVNVTTGTAGYFLHLGNSATSFAARIYVKPSVTSGKINFGISNTSTASYSATPTDFNTSTTYLIIVKYDVSTTGSASLWVKASGVPATELDAGTQEHTTSGTGQATIERICLRQYDANQRIVVDGIRVGPSWATVFPATGVNQPPSITGVSRVTFVPAIGGTNNIQAIISDDGVITSAKLAVRVNGGNYDSSFTMSVLSGSTYQAVIPASKHVVTGDLVEYFVTAIDDSGAYTSTATSLQGYFIGDAPISSIKSKTLTSVTGYGARINGTLNIAANIFSNGSSYIQDATGGMRIFMTGMSSTLQAGRNAKVEGTVAARFNAFQLTTPNFTFVDTTLGTSTITPATITLPLTQSASNANEGRVVKVIGMSTDSTGTFAAGKTYIYREADNDTISVYIESNGTANTIVGRTIPTTPIDAVGVLAYYNTFLEIKPRSAEDFGLSGADGSGTATITPTSRLINLTAVAETLTVTGNGIHTLEGVSFQIPSTWTWTNTSSYALEGTGFSGATPAVTGDGSVENPYIITITGAAVTNINTGTIRIFNLNTPASSGLTTFTSKTRASGGTLTTIASSPTVNVTTLTFEAAVSGNWSNPATWSGVIVPGASDNVTMTTLNVTVTIDIPNAACNNLTMTGSGSAINSGPLLQFEGTGVRQLTVNGNFTLSGGSGGGGGTDRGGRPKLDANNNPDATLVFMKNVSTSSSNTTTNANGGLNMNEGTVKLLGASSDSLKNGAGLRLGNLIIGDGINPKTFVSVPSTSSRVAVRSITVKSNSSMILGNPASNITNTFGNFTETGVAMLSGGVTVESGASLTIGNATTPGQSAFINIKSGGLTNNGTLNLKSQDGSRKYNVAFGGLTADTSAVKQTVAGSATGIFANITVGRTDTQLDTLLITRSMNVDTMSVWDMIDESAGNAIVGLVRTTRTVAQGVNNNFGGIGIEINAAGAEPGSTVVERVTGVAQTGNGKNSILRYFNITPTLNTGLNAAFVFKYDNTELSGQDANTLQLFKSDDAGLSWAERGGVVNTTNRTVSLAGVNDLSRWTAADASNNIGGAFGVDVAFGWNMVSVPLTVADYSKAVLFPTATSSAFAYEGSYVNKIILENAVGYWLKFPSAQRVPMSGSPRTIDSVSVLAGWNMIGSLTLPFATNKITPSIGVVINSPYYGYNNGYQIATTIEPGKAYWVKVTTGGKLYLNLPPALGKEISETSYNLDVLNSITITDAVGSLQTLYFGSKNDANFPVEYFELPPQSPSGIFDVRFKSQRSVEIHPAVIEKTESYPVTISSAVYPITISWNMKNANSAVYKLSEIVGSKNGVTLSGSGSVKISDENVKSIQISVGNKELLPQEFSLGQNYPNPFNPSTRFNVALPQNAEVNVDVYDILGRKLASIVSGNLTAGNHLLEWNGQADAGYTVPSGIYFIKMTAKSQENKIVSFVRKATILK
- a CDS encoding T9SS type A sorting domain-containing protein — encoded protein: MKLPKYFCALLVSILLLSAATVAQWPCSPTECVSISGESNNQWNSQLIEDHSGRIISFWQDRRSGVFENIYLQRLTTTGLKEWQTSGVKVSNASGNQASPSVISDSLGIIVVWHDNRTTNDNNIYAQKFNYSGQPLWTADGITICSATGNQSNPKIVSDNLGGAIIVWQDRRNGTDNNIYAQRINANGLAQWAANGIVVTSASFDQFNPQLVTDGTNGAIVAWHDYRVGTGYIDIYAQRVLSNGSMSWQANGVAVTTANHNQTNLQMIADGFKGAIIVWQDRRTSTADDIYGQRLSPSGTILWTLNGSPIAVSSGFKSFPQLASNYAGGAVVTWQDNRTGTDYNIYAQNLSLYGEELWTKNGIPICSATGHQYYPQIVTDKSGNSIITWQDRRSSSDYDIYAQRVDAYGIINWATNGLIINLAPYDQIEPRILLDNDGGAIISWTDYKGTGYSDISAHRIGTNGKYAGGCFRSFTQDDFIQKAVRLKTSIGVPKPMPTGGNVRDTLFKRGIFPTGIVLGVAKPDSATLFGWIRIQRQWNVKRFLVQAGTARPFDMRGTKYFIRELRNPTPRSYDNHLAGELLTLKLNIAASDNKITPTGLGEIIYYDSLKGNGFNGKTIRKLASFADSALTNWRYYKLMDYTLLDSVLTRINKAFAAPIDTISTSPLVIKSSRGIYASPFLRIAKTSSPLQMLAAQYDESETPEQFHLYQNYPNPFNPTTNIEFDLVDASAVSLIIYNTLGQEVGRLLNNEEIEAGKNVITFEAEGLSSGVYFYKLIVNQTQHQIKKMVLLR